A genome region from Cohaesibacter gelatinilyticus includes the following:
- a CDS encoding sugar phosphate isomerase/epimerase family protein has product MPGTIKGPAIFLAQFASDEAPFNSLPSIAKWVGKLGYKGVQVPAWDTRFIDLDKAAISKGYCDELKGQCAEHGVEITELASHLLGQLVAVHPVYDAQFDAFAPSHVHGNPQARREWAEDALIKTAKASRNFGLDVSASFTGALAFPFLYPWPQRPEGLIEEAFSELARRWTPILDVYEDHGVDVAYELHPGEDVFDGATFEMFLEALGGHPRCCINYDPSHFLLQQMDYLAFIDIYHDRIKAFHVKDAEFNPDGRQGVYSGYQPWLNRAGRFRSLGDGQVDFKGIFSRLATHGYEGWAVLEWECCLKHPEDGAAEGAPFIADHIIRVTDKAFDDFAGGETDPAMLRQLLGF; this is encoded by the coding sequence ATGCCGGGAACCATCAAAGGACCAGCAATCTTTCTGGCGCAATTTGCGTCCGACGAAGCACCGTTCAACTCCTTGCCTTCCATTGCAAAATGGGTGGGAAAGCTTGGCTATAAAGGGGTGCAGGTTCCGGCTTGGGATACGCGCTTTATTGACCTCGATAAGGCGGCGATCAGCAAGGGCTATTGTGATGAACTGAAAGGCCAATGCGCGGAGCATGGGGTCGAGATTACTGAGCTGGCCTCTCACCTGCTCGGGCAATTGGTTGCCGTGCATCCGGTCTATGATGCGCAATTTGATGCGTTTGCTCCATCGCATGTTCATGGAAATCCGCAAGCCCGGCGAGAATGGGCAGAAGATGCTTTGATCAAAACTGCCAAGGCTTCACGCAATTTCGGGCTCGATGTCAGTGCCTCCTTCACCGGTGCTCTGGCTTTTCCTTTTCTCTATCCTTGGCCACAACGTCCTGAAGGGCTGATTGAAGAAGCCTTTTCAGAACTCGCTCGTCGGTGGACACCGATCCTTGATGTTTATGAGGATCATGGTGTTGATGTGGCTTATGAGCTGCATCCCGGTGAGGATGTCTTTGACGGCGCCACCTTTGAGATGTTTCTGGAAGCTCTGGGTGGGCATCCACGTTGCTGTATCAATTATGATCCATCGCATTTCCTGCTTCAGCAGATGGATTATCTCGCCTTCATTGATATCTACCACGATCGGATCAAGGCGTTTCACGTTAAGGATGCAGAGTTTAATCCTGACGGACGGCAGGGTGTCTATTCTGGCTATCAGCCTTGGCTGAACCGGGCCGGGCGTTTCCGCTCGCTTGGCGATGGACAGGTGGATTTCAAAGGTATTTTCTCCCGCCTTGCCACACATGGCTATGAGGGTTGGGCCGTGTTGGAATGGGAATGTTGCCTCAAACACCCGGAGGACGGAGCGGCCGAAGGTGCGCCATTCATCGCCGATCACATCATACGTGTGACCGACAAGGCGTTTGACGATTTTGCAGGTGGAGAAACCGATCCAGCGATGCTCCGTCAATTGCTGGGATTTTGA
- a CDS encoding LacI family DNA-binding transcriptional regulator yields MEKHDTRPTIQDVAQIAGVSTATVSRTLQKPELVREKTRIAVQDAVRKTGYRINSAAQNLRRNRAGSVLVIVPDIGNTFFSEILLGIEQIASEAGYTILIGDASKDGSRTEGLMDFLRNGKADGALLLNGYLPDQVISSLPTSDGGNIPVISVCEAVPEANIAHVGIDNKAAAKAAVDHLITQGHQKIAHLSGPESNILTQLRIKGYETAMREAGLGDHISILPGDFSIQSGIDVIAQLLDKPARPTALFCANDEMAMGAAFGLTQAGLKVPDDLSLMGFDDIQFARTFIPPISTIHQPRSEIGKLAMHKLLKILNGEAITQEHSNLEFSLIQRQSVRKIQT; encoded by the coding sequence ATGGAGAAGCATGACACACGGCCCACGATTCAGGATGTTGCACAGATTGCTGGCGTCTCGACCGCAACCGTCAGCCGCACTTTGCAGAAACCGGAATTGGTGAGAGAAAAGACGAGGATAGCTGTTCAGGACGCTGTCCGAAAAACTGGCTATCGCATCAATTCTGCAGCTCAGAATCTACGTCGGAATCGAGCTGGATCTGTCTTGGTAATTGTCCCTGATATCGGCAATACATTTTTTTCTGAAATATTGCTCGGGATTGAACAAATTGCCTCTGAGGCAGGCTACACCATCCTGATAGGGGATGCTTCCAAGGATGGCAGCCGCACAGAAGGGTTGATGGATTTTCTGCGAAATGGCAAAGCTGATGGTGCTCTTCTACTCAATGGCTATCTACCTGACCAAGTGATCAGCAGTTTGCCAACCAGCGATGGCGGCAACATTCCTGTCATTTCGGTTTGTGAGGCTGTTCCCGAAGCCAATATTGCCCATGTTGGCATAGATAATAAAGCGGCAGCCAAAGCAGCCGTTGACCATCTGATTACGCAGGGTCACCAGAAAATCGCCCACTTATCCGGCCCCGAAAGCAATATTCTGACCCAACTGCGTATCAAAGGTTATGAAACTGCGATGCGTGAGGCTGGCCTCGGCGACCATATTTCTATTCTTCCCGGTGATTTCTCTATTCAAAGCGGCATTGATGTCATAGCGCAATTGCTCGACAAACCTGCACGACCGACCGCTCTCTTCTGCGCCAATGATGAAATGGCGATGGGGGCAGCCTTTGGTCTCACCCAAGCCGGGCTAAAAGTGCCAGATGATTTATCCCTGATGGGCTTTGACGATATTCAGTTCGCCCGTACTTTCATTCCACCAATCAGCACCATTCACCAGCCACGCAGCGAAATTGGCAAGCTAGCAATGCATAAGTTGCTGAAAATATTGAATGGCGAGGCAATCACGCAAGAGCATTCCAATCTGGAATTCAGCCTCATTCAGCGTCAAAGCGTTCGGAAAATCCAAACCTAA
- a CDS encoding substrate-binding domain-containing protein codes for MNLLKLTTALVGLSFIAGAAQAQNYDDPKEFAKQKAMLSAKANGPADKPWEQYFGDVTADTAKYKKDGKATICFSNAGVNNPWRVVGWNTMQAEVDLHKDEIADFVVTDAEGSDDKQIADIDDLLAGGKCDVLIVSPNTTAALTPAVEKACEKVPVVVFDRGVNTTCPVSFIKPVGGYGFGIQSGDYIAQNAPKGGSVLMLRILPGVDVLETRYSAAKRVMEEAGMKIVGAEFTDGDRAKTKSIVEDYLQREGKLDAVWMDAGATSVAAIEAFEDMGMDVPIVTGEDQQDFLQKWQALGLKTIAPTYPTYQWRTPIIASLKILKGEAIPGPEWNLPQPAITADNLADFVNPDMPPLHYAACGCEGMPDYPKRWGGK; via the coding sequence ATGAATTTACTAAAACTCACCACAGCTCTGGTAGGCCTGTCCTTCATTGCAGGGGCCGCTCAGGCGCAAAATTATGATGATCCAAAGGAGTTTGCCAAACAAAAGGCCATGCTATCGGCCAAGGCCAATGGTCCGGCTGATAAGCCTTGGGAGCAGTATTTTGGCGATGTCACGGCTGATACGGCCAAATACAAGAAGGATGGCAAGGCCACCATCTGTTTTTCCAATGCAGGCGTGAACAATCCATGGCGCGTGGTTGGTTGGAACACCATGCAGGCCGAGGTCGATCTGCATAAGGATGAGATCGCGGACTTCGTCGTGACTGATGCAGAAGGGTCCGACGACAAGCAGATTGCCGATATCGATGATCTGTTGGCTGGCGGTAAATGTGACGTTTTGATCGTCTCACCCAACACGACCGCTGCTTTGACACCGGCGGTTGAAAAGGCCTGCGAGAAAGTGCCGGTCGTAGTCTTCGACCGTGGTGTGAACACCACTTGCCCGGTCAGCTTTATCAAGCCAGTCGGTGGTTATGGTTTCGGTATCCAGTCCGGTGACTATATCGCTCAGAATGCCCCAAAAGGTGGCTCGGTTCTGATGCTGCGTATCCTGCCCGGCGTGGATGTTCTGGAGACCCGTTATTCCGCTGCCAAACGCGTCATGGAAGAAGCTGGCATGAAGATTGTCGGTGCCGAATTCACCGATGGTGATCGTGCCAAGACCAAATCCATCGTCGAGGACTATCTGCAACGCGAAGGCAAACTGGATGCGGTCTGGATGGATGCGGGGGCGACTTCTGTTGCCGCAATCGAAGCCTTTGAAGATATGGGCATGGATGTTCCGATTGTCACTGGTGAAGATCAGCAGGATTTCTTGCAAAAGTGGCAGGCACTGGGTCTGAAAACCATCGCTCCGACCTATCCAACCTACCAGTGGCGCACGCCAATCATCGCATCCCTGAAGATCCTGAAAGGCGAAGCCATTCCGGGACCTGAATGGAACTTGCCGCAACCTGCTATCACAGCAGACAATCTGGCCGATTTTGTCAATCCAGATATGCCACCTCTGCATTATGCAGCCTGCGGCTGCGAAGGCATGCCGGATTATCCAAAGCGCTGGGGTGGCAAATAA
- a CDS encoding sugar ABC transporter ATP-binding protein, producing the protein METGHSVFELRGITKSFPGIKALDDVSFDCRAGEVHALAGENGAGKSTLIKTLSGVYQADEGSVHLLGEEVRFTHPLQSIEAGISVIYQEFSLLPDRSIAENIFLGREPVRWGIIDHARMREETNEILTMFGDQHQLHADKLVGELAVAEQQMVEIAKAISLDARVIVMDEPTAALNEQECEILFALVETLREQGRSIVYITHRMREIQRLANRVTVLKDGSVAARFDHVPEADKIVHAMVGRDIGNFYPDPAKAHEIGEVVLSVEEGGNASLSQISLGLREGEITGFAGVQGAGRNALAQALFGITPFTEGSVHINGKRVSFTSPRDAIRSGLVMLPGDRKSEGLALMQSVEDNGMISPRAFSSMFGYPKQTAHGDVKDMTVAFNALDLRAAHYGVEIQSLSGGNQQKAIVARWLALAPKILIFVEPTRGIDVNTKAGIYHRMRELAREGAAIMVISSDLPEVLGVSDRILVMNAGRIVAEFGRDASEQEVMHAATDDDLLNTPALGTVGQSPEVTSSEGALQ; encoded by the coding sequence ATGGAAACAGGCCATTCGGTTTTTGAGTTGCGCGGTATCACCAAGAGCTTTCCCGGCATCAAGGCACTGGATGATGTGAGCTTTGATTGCAGAGCAGGAGAGGTTCATGCACTAGCCGGGGAGAATGGTGCAGGCAAATCCACGCTGATCAAGACCTTGTCCGGCGTCTATCAGGCGGATGAAGGCTCGGTTCATTTGTTGGGGGAGGAGGTGCGTTTCACCCATCCTCTGCAGTCCATTGAAGCTGGCATCAGCGTTATCTATCAGGAATTCTCTCTACTGCCGGATCGTAGTATTGCCGAGAATATCTTTCTGGGCCGAGAGCCGGTGCGTTGGGGAATTATCGATCATGCGCGTATGCGTGAGGAAACCAATGAAATCCTGACCATGTTTGGTGATCAGCACCAGCTCCATGCGGATAAATTGGTAGGAGAGTTGGCTGTTGCTGAGCAGCAGATGGTGGAGATTGCCAAAGCCATCTCATTGGATGCACGCGTGATTGTCATGGATGAGCCAACTGCGGCATTGAATGAGCAGGAATGTGAAATTCTATTTGCACTGGTTGAGACGCTTCGCGAGCAGGGACGTTCCATCGTCTATATCACTCATCGTATGCGCGAGATTCAACGGCTTGCCAATCGTGTGACTGTCCTCAAGGACGGTAGTGTTGCCGCCCGGTTTGATCATGTGCCCGAGGCTGACAAAATCGTCCATGCGATGGTTGGCAGGGATATCGGAAACTTCTATCCGGATCCTGCAAAAGCGCATGAAATCGGCGAAGTGGTTCTTTCCGTTGAAGAGGGAGGAAATGCGAGCTTATCTCAAATTTCTCTTGGCTTGCGAGAAGGCGAGATCACCGGATTTGCCGGGGTGCAAGGCGCTGGGCGCAATGCTTTGGCGCAAGCCTTGTTCGGGATAACCCCGTTTACAGAAGGGTCAGTCCATATCAATGGAAAGCGAGTGAGCTTTACCAGCCCACGCGATGCTATCCGATCAGGTCTTGTCATGCTGCCCGGAGATCGAAAATCTGAAGGTCTCGCTTTGATGCAATCGGTCGAGGACAACGGCATGATTTCGCCACGGGCTTTCTCGTCAATGTTTGGGTATCCGAAGCAAACAGCTCATGGCGATGTGAAAGACATGACAGTGGCCTTCAATGCGCTGGATCTGCGCGCTGCCCATTATGGCGTTGAAATCCAATCGTTATCTGGTGGTAATCAGCAAAAGGCCATTGTGGCTCGCTGGCTGGCGCTAGCACCCAAAATTCTGATCTTTGTCGAACCAACCCGCGGTATTGATGTCAATACCAAAGCAGGCATCTACCACCGCATGCGAGAGTTGGCGAGAGAGGGAGCAGCCATCATGGTGATCTCGTCTGATCTGCCGGAAGTGTTGGGTGTTTCCGATCGGATTTTGGTGATGAATGCAGGCAGGATTGTTGCCGAATTTGGTCGCGATGCAAGCGAGCAGGAAGTCATGCATGCTGCAACCGACGATGATCTGCTCAACACCCCAGCTCTTGGCACTGTAGGGCAATCTCCCGAAGTCACCTCTAGTGAGGGAGCGTTGCAATGA
- a CDS encoding ABC transporter permease, whose translation MSERTEIQPISGLSRMWDRLKQINPVFLVLLALIIVIAIISPHFLAPTGYMNFLKRAAPIAILAAGQLFVITSGGFDLSSGALVTLTVIGSSILLNGDPNATWWVISVMLGVGVCVGVINALVVAYLRVPSIIATLGMMITLGGIALTWSGGAPRGYLPDTFRFFGRTLIKDVPLIKILPVSVIVMVVICGLLWWLMHRTNYGKMLHSLGDNPKAAAFAGVPTVPVRMLAFVLSSLSAVIAGILLGGFAGVSTDVGTGLELQAITAAVIGGAQLLGGRGAVGATVAGALVLQAIFTLLNMLGFPKPLRDVVQGLILISAVALATYRRRKSAG comes from the coding sequence ATGAGTGAGAGAACTGAAATCCAACCAATATCAGGATTGTCGCGCATGTGGGATCGTCTGAAGCAGATCAATCCGGTCTTTCTGGTGCTGCTGGCTCTGATCATTGTCATTGCAATCATTAGCCCGCATTTTCTGGCTCCGACCGGCTATATGAATTTCCTGAAACGAGCGGCACCCATCGCCATTCTGGCAGCAGGGCAATTGTTTGTGATTACATCCGGTGGCTTCGATCTCTCATCTGGTGCCTTGGTCACTCTGACGGTGATTGGAAGCTCAATCCTGCTCAATGGAGACCCCAATGCCACATGGTGGGTGATCTCTGTCATGCTGGGTGTCGGTGTGTGTGTTGGTGTCATCAATGCTCTGGTTGTCGCCTATCTGCGGGTACCGTCCATCATCGCCACACTGGGCATGATGATCACATTGGGTGGGATCGCCTTGACATGGTCAGGTGGTGCACCGCGTGGATATCTGCCCGATACGTTCCGTTTCTTTGGCCGAACGCTGATCAAGGATGTGCCACTGATCAAGATCCTGCCAGTTTCAGTCATCGTAATGGTGGTGATCTGCGGGCTCCTCTGGTGGCTCATGCACCGCACCAATTATGGCAAGATGCTGCATAGCCTTGGCGATAATCCGAAGGCAGCTGCTTTTGCTGGCGTGCCGACCGTTCCTGTGCGGATGCTCGCCTTCGTGCTCTCATCCTTATCCGCTGTGATTGCAGGTATTCTGCTTGGCGGTTTTGCGGGGGTTTCGACCGATGTGGGCACAGGGTTAGAACTTCAGGCGATCACCGCCGCTGTGATCGGTGGTGCGCAATTGTTGGGCGGACGCGGTGCCGTTGGCGCGACTGTTGCGGGGGCGTTGGTTCTACAGGCCATTTTCACACTTCTCAATATGCTCGGATTTCCCAAACCATTGCGCGATGTGGTGCAGGGATTGATCCTGATTTCCGCCGTTGCTTTGGCAACATATCGAAGACGTAAATCCGCCGGGTGA
- a CDS encoding sugar phosphate isomerase/epimerase family protein, producing MRLSVNLLCATGFVASDDLYLIDLAQQCGYDGVEIPLLSGDVDHYQWLGGELDKRGIARTCTAICPDAETDPTSADSEVRSKGVSHLDWIVDCASAMGAEVIGGPFHAPIGHFTGSGPTSDEWKRGAEAHHRMAERATKLGMKLALEPLNRFESHYLNTSEQAKRYAGMVDHPAFGIMYDTFHAHIEEKSQTEAIHELGSVMNVLHVSENDRGIPGTGQIDFAGIFAAAQDQKFDGWVVLEAFGSGLPELAAATRIWRPMFKDHETLFQEGGDFIRSCWSQVEVQV from the coding sequence ATGCGGCTGAGTGTCAATCTGCTTTGTGCGACGGGATTCGTTGCGAGCGATGATTTATATCTGATCGATCTGGCGCAGCAGTGCGGATATGACGGAGTGGAAATTCCGCTGCTATCCGGTGATGTGGATCATTATCAATGGTTGGGTGGCGAGTTGGACAAGAGAGGCATTGCTCGCACCTGTACAGCCATTTGTCCCGACGCAGAAACGGATCCAACCAGCGCAGATAGCGAGGTCCGGTCGAAAGGTGTGTCTCATCTGGATTGGATTGTTGATTGCGCCTCGGCCATGGGAGCAGAAGTGATTGGTGGACCTTTCCATGCCCCTATCGGCCATTTTACCGGATCCGGCCCTACATCCGATGAATGGAAGCGGGGAGCAGAAGCGCATCACAGAATGGCTGAACGTGCGACGAAACTTGGAATGAAGTTGGCGCTGGAACCGTTGAACCGTTTTGAGAGCCATTATCTCAATACATCTGAGCAAGCCAAGCGCTATGCCGGGATGGTTGATCATCCCGCCTTCGGCATCATGTATGATACCTTCCATGCCCATATCGAGGAGAAGTCTCAAACAGAGGCGATCCATGAGCTTGGCTCGGTCATGAATGTTCTGCATGTATCCGAAAATGATCGCGGTATTCCGGGAACTGGTCAAATCGACTTTGCGGGCATATTCGCAGCAGCTCAAGACCAAAAATTTGATGGCTGGGTAGTACTGGAAGCGTTTGGTTCCGGATTGCCGGAGCTGGCTGCAGCCACACGCATCTGGCGGCCCATGTTCAAGGATCACGAAACCCTGTTTCAAGAGGGGGGTGATTTCATTCGCTCATGCTGGAGCCAGGTGGAGGTGCAAGTGTGA
- a CDS encoding ABC transporter permease: MIASKSQRLSRFVPVFLLLAAFAIYIAIALATGQAQYLTLGNLEGLLGRSIALGITAIGQTFAILIASIDLSVANLISVSAVLASFIMSGDPGMIIPAVLVVLLVGTVVGVANGLIITQLEVNPLIATLGMALLLQGLLSASFNNFAGAVPEEFQAFAYGEVAGLSVSLAFLLLLTLAAWLVLRFTRFGSNIYSVGGNADAARLAGVKTKRTIIFAHVICSLCASVAGLYLASRLRSGAPWIGRDGVYDLESIAVVVIGGTALAGGRGGVWGTLVGVMIFSLIDSIFNLSGVDAFAKQILRGVVIVAAVALYAARSKRIEA; the protein is encoded by the coding sequence ATGATCGCATCAAAAAGCCAACGTTTGTCCCGTTTTGTGCCGGTATTCTTGTTACTGGCAGCTTTCGCAATCTACATTGCTATCGCTCTGGCTACCGGACAAGCGCAATATCTGACACTGGGCAATCTGGAAGGTTTGCTCGGACGCTCCATTGCGCTCGGTATAACGGCCATTGGTCAGACCTTTGCCATCCTGATCGCTTCGATTGATTTAAGCGTAGCCAACCTGATTTCAGTTTCTGCCGTCCTGGCTTCCTTCATCATGTCCGGGGACCCTGGCATGATCATTCCGGCAGTTTTGGTCGTCCTCTTGGTCGGCACTGTGGTTGGGGTGGCAAATGGATTGATCATCACACAATTGGAGGTCAATCCGCTGATTGCGACCCTTGGTATGGCTTTGCTTCTGCAAGGCCTGCTCTCAGCCTCTTTCAATAATTTTGCAGGGGCTGTACCTGAGGAGTTTCAGGCTTTTGCCTATGGCGAGGTTGCTGGTCTCTCCGTCAGTCTGGCCTTCTTGCTGCTGCTCACCCTGGCGGCATGGCTGGTGCTTCGCTTCACTCGTTTTGGCTCCAATATCTACTCGGTCGGTGGCAATGCAGATGCTGCGCGTCTGGCTGGAGTGAAGACCAAGCGCACAATCATCTTTGCTCATGTCATTTGCAGTCTTTGTGCCTCTGTGGCCGGGCTTTATCTCGCCAGTCGCTTGCGTTCTGGCGCACCATGGATCGGCCGAGATGGAGTCTATGATCTTGAATCCATTGCAGTTGTCGTGATTGGCGGTACGGCTCTCGCCGGAGGGCGAGGGGGTGTCTGGGGCACACTGGTGGGGGTGATGATCTTCTCGCTCATCGATTCCATTTTCAATCTTTCAGGCGTTGATGCCTTTGCCAAACAGATATTGCGCGGTGTCGTGATCGTGGCTGCCGTTGCGCTTTATGCCGCCAGAAGCAAGAGGATCGAGGCATGA